In Candidatus Zixiibacteriota bacterium, a single genomic region encodes these proteins:
- a CDS encoding WYL domain-containing protein, translating to MSKFARLLQVLNLLKSRQGISAKELALECQVSRRTIFRDILSLSSAEIPVYYEKGYRLLPGTFLPTLNFDLDEYLTLKSILSADLFNSRNFISKTSKSILSKIEINLNSELKEKLKEIYPPFSFSFNLNNGDKNQTLIFKILKQAILEKKSVILDYGIKEVFRANFEVDPFIIVFRGRKWYVVGKGKNHNKYFPFGLDYVEKVTLTKDDFILPKDFSLDGFFQHSWEVCQAEIVQVELKVSKENKYIVENISPFAENISKLKDGSTFYRLKVRGVNELARWLLCFPGMIQVKSPRELKERLDRLMEIQLKVSQQWIKAGKWIPACPQFKKNQRLCNDFCLDPVV from the coding sequence ATGTCCAAATTTGCCAGGCTCCTCCAGGTTTTAAATCTGCTCAAGAGCAGACAGGGGATTTCAGCTAAGGAACTGGCTTTAGAGTGCCAGGTATCCAGAAGAACCATTTTCCGGGATATTCTCTCCCTTAGCTCGGCTGAGATACCGGTCTATTATGAAAAAGGGTATCGACTCCTTCCGGGAACTTTCCTGCCTACCTTAAATTTTGATTTAGACGAATACTTGACTTTAAAAAGCATTTTGTCGGCAGATCTGTTTAATAGTAGAAATTTTATTAGCAAAACCTCAAAAAGCATCCTCTCAAAAATCGAAATCAATCTGAATTCCGAATTAAAAGAGAAACTGAAGGAGATTTATCCTCCTTTCTCGTTTTCTTTCAATCTGAATAACGGAGATAAAAATCAAACTCTGATATTTAAGATTTTGAAGCAAGCTATTCTGGAAAAGAAGAGTGTAATTTTAGATTACGGTATTAAAGAGGTGTTCAGAGCAAATTTTGAAGTTGATCCATTCATTATAGTATTTAGAGGCAGGAAATGGTATGTGGTTGGAAAGGGTAAAAATCATAATAAATATTTCCCTTTCGGTCTGGATTATGTCGAAAAGGTAACTTTGACGAAGGATGATTTTATTCTGCCAAAAGATTTTTCTTTAGATGGTTTTTTCCAGCATAGCTGGGAGGTGTGTCAGGCTGAGATAGTTCAGGTAGAATTGAAAGTGTCAAAAGAGAATAAATATATTGTGGAGAATATCTCACCTTTTGCTGAAAATATATCAAAACTCAAGGATGGCTCGACTTTCTATAGATTGAAAGTAAGAGGAGTAAATGAGCTTGCCAGATGGCTTTTGTGTTTTCCGGGGATGATACAGGTTAAAAGCCCCAGGGAGTTGAAAGAGAGGCTGGACAGGCTAATGGAAATTCAGTTAAAAGTCAGCCAGCAGTGGATCAAAGCAGGGAAATGGATTCCAGCTTGTCCTCAATTCAAGAAGAATCAAAGATTGTGTAATGATTTCTGCCTTGACCCGGTGGTTTAA